The following proteins are co-located in the Candidatus Cloacimonadota bacterium genome:
- a CDS encoding MFS transporter, translated as MKKDLQYYKFCAYGFFKNQRYFDPFIILFFRAMGFSFLEIGTLFSVREISIIVLEIPTGVIADSFGRKNSMLVAFSSYILSFLIFYFFPSFGLYVFAMILYGMGTAFRSGTHKAMIFEYLKINNIFDQKVEYYGHTRGASLFGSAVSSLIAGAFVLYTGNYKIIFAASIIPYIFDFFLILSYPNELNGVVSSISEKNIFTKTKLQFGIVSHDFIRMFKNRNLFTSIFNSAVYDGLFKTIKDYLQPILQMYILSIPLLLSLGNKRSTIMISVVYFFLFLLTSYSSRRSHKYSQIFPSLPYAINFTFVLGIALAFLAGFFSGINLQILSVIIFIILYSLQNLKRPMNVGYIGDNLQLKIMASGLSVESQIKSIITAILSPILGFLVDDFGVGAGLMIISGIVILFYPLVKIRKTTKS; from the coding sequence ATGAAAAAAGATCTGCAATATTACAAATTCTGCGCCTATGGTTTTTTTAAAAATCAGCGGTATTTTGATCCATTTATTATTCTTTTTTTTAGAGCAATGGGATTTTCATTTCTTGAAATCGGGACTCTTTTCTCCGTTCGGGAAATTTCAATAATTGTTTTAGAAATTCCCACCGGAGTGATTGCAGATTCATTTGGCAGAAAAAATTCCATGCTCGTGGCTTTCTCCTCATACATACTTTCCTTTTTGATTTTTTATTTTTTCCCGAGTTTCGGATTATATGTTTTCGCCATGATTTTATACGGAATGGGGACTGCGTTTCGTTCCGGCACGCACAAAGCAATGATTTTTGAATATCTTAAGATCAATAATATTTTTGATCAAAAAGTTGAATATTATGGTCACACAAGGGGCGCTTCCCTTTTTGGTTCAGCAGTTTCATCTCTGATTGCTGGGGCTTTTGTTTTATATACTGGAAATTATAAGATAATTTTTGCGGCATCTATTATTCCTTATATTTTCGATTTCTTTCTAATCCTTTCTTATCCCAACGAATTAAATGGAGTAGTTTCCTCAATTTCCGAGAAAAATATTTTCACAAAAACAAAATTGCAATTCGGGATTGTTTCTCACGATTTCATTCGTATGTTTAAAAATCGAAATTTATTCACATCCATTTTCAATTCAGCCGTTTATGATGGGTTATTCAAAACTATTAAAGATTATTTGCAGCCAATTCTCCAAATGTACATTCTCTCAATTCCACTCTTGCTTTCGCTTGGAAATAAAAGAAGTACGATTATGATTTCTGTTGTCTATTTTTTCCTTTTTTTACTCACATCATATTCCTCTCGAAGATCTCATAAATATTCCCAAATATTTCCCTCACTCCCCTATGCAATAAATTTTACTTTTGTGTTAGGCATTGCCTTGGCTTTTTTGGCTGGATTTTTTTCCGGAATCAATCTTCAAATTTTATCCGTAATAATTTTTATTATTTTATATTCGCTTCAAAATTTGAAAAGACCGATGAATGTCGGTTATATCGGGGACAACCTTCAATTAAAGATAATGGCAAGTGGATTATCAGTCGAGTCTCAAATAAAATCAATTATAACTGCAATTCTCTCCCCTATTCTCGGATTTCTTGTTGATGACTTTGGTGTTGGGGCTGGTTTGATGATCATCTCAGGAATAGTGATTCTCTTTTACCCATTAGTTAAAATCAGGAAAACAACTAAATCTTGA
- the fabD gene encoding ACP S-malonyltransferase gives MKKSNVAFVFPGQGAQEVGMAKEFYSIPKYKKYFELANEKLNFDLKSIMFEGPIEELKQTYNTQPAILLHSILALKLFQERSDIEPAYVAGHSLGEFSALCAANTFDWLDALLLVHKRGKFMVDASRGIPYKMAAILGLDKEKIVESCESVSGNVVAANFNTPSQTVISGEEDAVNEAMEICKKAGAKRVVPLVVGGAFHSPLIKKSSEWLFAEMKKVNFKQADIPTIANYTAKAEIQPDEIKENLRQQIISPVRWVESVEYMINKGVDTFIEFGPGKVVSGMIKKIDRNVKRLNISSFDDLDKTIAQLNQ, from the coding sequence GTGAAAAAAAGTAATGTTGCTTTTGTCTTTCCTGGGCAGGGAGCTCAAGAAGTTGGCATGGCAAAAGAATTCTATTCCATACCGAAATACAAAAAATATTTTGAACTCGCAAATGAAAAACTGAATTTCGATCTGAAATCAATTATGTTTGAGGGACCCATCGAAGAACTTAAACAAACCTACAATACTCAACCGGCAATTCTTTTACATAGCATTCTCGCTTTAAAATTATTTCAGGAACGAAGCGATATAGAACCCGCTTATGTTGCGGGTCATTCACTCGGTGAGTTTTCCGCTCTCTGTGCTGCGAACACGTTTGATTGGCTTGATGCATTATTACTTGTTCATAAACGAGGAAAATTCATGGTTGATGCAAGTCGGGGAATTCCATACAAAATGGCAGCTATTCTCGGCTTGGATAAGGAAAAAATTGTAGAATCATGTGAATCAGTATCCGGAAATGTAGTTGCTGCAAATTTCAACACACCTTCTCAAACCGTTATCAGCGGTGAAGAAGATGCTGTAAATGAGGCGATGGAAATCTGTAAAAAAGCCGGTGCCAAAAGAGTAGTGCCATTAGTGGTTGGCGGTGCATTTCATTCACCACTCATAAAAAAATCATCAGAATGGTTATTTGCAGAAATGAAAAAAGTAAATTTCAAACAAGCGGATATTCCAACAATTGCAAATTATACTGCAAAAGCGGAAATCCAACCGGATGAAATTAAAGAAAATCTTAGGCAACAAATTATTTCGCCTGTTCGTTGGGTAGAATCAGTCGAATACATGATAAATAAGGGTGTGGATACTTTTATTGAATTCGGTCCGGGAAAAGTTGTATCCGGAATGATCAAAAAAATTGACAGAAATGTAAAGCGGCTCAACATTTCATCTTTTGATGATTTGGATAAAACTATAGCACAGTTGAATCAATAG
- the fabG gene encoding 3-oxoacyl-[acyl-carrier-protein] reductase, with protein MNNLTGKTAIITGSARGIGKGIAKSFVDSGANVVIVDIIPEVIEKTVSSLQNDKSKVIGYKCDITDANEVSAMVKNAVKEFGKIDILINNAGITKDNLLMRIKPADWQAVIDVNLTGTFLCSQKVSRVMMKQKYGKIINISSVIGIIGNPGQANYAASKGGIISFTKSIAKELALRNINVNAIAPGFIRTDMTDKLPEEVKKNYLKMIPMQKFGTPEDVAKLALFLASEQSSYITGQTISIDGGMI; from the coding sequence ATGAATAATTTAACAGGAAAAACCGCTATCATCACAGGTAGTGCTCGTGGTATCGGGAAAGGCATCGCTAAATCTTTTGTAGATTCAGGTGCTAATGTTGTAATAGTTGACATAATTCCTGAAGTAATCGAAAAAACAGTAAGTTCTTTACAAAATGATAAAAGCAAAGTGATTGGTTATAAATGCGATATTACAGACGCAAATGAAGTTTCGGCAATGGTTAAAAACGCCGTAAAAGAATTTGGTAAAATAGATATACTTATAAATAATGCCGGAATTACCAAAGACAATTTGTTAATGAGAATAAAACCAGCTGATTGGCAAGCAGTAATTGATGTTAACCTTACCGGCACTTTTCTCTGTTCTCAAAAGGTTTCCCGTGTGATGATGAAGCAAAAGTATGGAAAAATAATAAATATTTCTTCTGTAATCGGAATCATCGGAAATCCCGGGCAAGCAAATTATGCAGCTTCTAAGGGTGGAATCATTTCCTTCACAAAATCTATCGCAAAAGAACTCGCTCTAAGAAATATCAACGTGAATGCAATTGCCCCAGGTTTTATCAGGACTGATATGACAGACAAATTACCTGAAGAAGTTAAAAAAAATTATTTGAAAATGATACCGATGCAAAAATTCGGAACACCTGAAGATGTGGCAAAATTGGCTCTTTTTTTAGCTAGTGAGCAATCATCATATATTACCGGACAAACTATTTCCATTGATGGTGGAATGATATAA
- a CDS encoding beta-ketoacyl-ACP synthase III, translating into MKNIFVEHDEKIIRNLKAKFAGVSMYVPEKKLTNADLEKIVDTNDEWITTRTGMKVRRVSDEETPSSELAFRATQKLLKIVDINKHEIDMIIVATVTPDHAFPSTACILQHKLGLHDIPAFDVSAGCTGFIYATTIAKQFIENGSVKNVLVIGVEELTKITNWKDRGTCVLFGDGAGAALLTRASSTDTSEIIDTIISADGKYGDLLYQPAGGSAMPASEKTVKENLHTCVMDGNKIFKYAVKAMGDGAVNILKNNGLSGEDVDWLIPHQANMRIIQATGRRAKIPEKKVVVNIEKYGNTSSATIPIAFAEALLEKKIRRGDLIVLDAFGAGLTWGSILLRY; encoded by the coding sequence ATGAAAAATATTTTCGTTGAACACGATGAGAAAATCATCAGGAATTTGAAAGCTAAATTTGCCGGAGTAAGCATGTATGTTCCGGAAAAAAAACTAACAAATGCAGATTTGGAAAAAATAGTTGATACGAATGATGAATGGATCACCACTCGAACCGGCATGAAGGTTCGCCGTGTTTCAGATGAAGAAACACCTTCTTCCGAATTAGCTTTCCGGGCTACGCAAAAACTTTTAAAAATTGTGGATATTAATAAACATGAGATAGACATGATCATTGTAGCGACCGTAACTCCGGATCACGCATTCCCTTCCACAGCCTGCATATTACAACACAAATTGGGATTGCACGACATACCGGCTTTCGATGTTTCGGCAGGTTGTACCGGATTTATTTATGCTACCACAATCGCTAAACAATTTATCGAAAATGGTTCTGTGAAAAATGTTCTCGTTATTGGAGTGGAAGAATTAACTAAGATTACTAACTGGAAAGATCGTGGTACATGCGTTCTGTTTGGTGATGGAGCAGGAGCAGCGTTGCTTACCAGAGCAAGTAGCACAGACACTTCGGAGATTATTGACACAATTATTTCTGCTGATGGAAAATATGGTGATCTCCTATATCAACCTGCAGGTGGAAGCGCAATGCCTGCCTCAGAAAAAACCGTCAAAGAAAACCTGCACACATGCGTGATGGACGGAAATAAAATCTTCAAATATGCGGTAAAAGCGATGGGGGATGGTGCTGTAAACATTTTGAAAAACAATGGGCTTTCCGGTGAAGATGTGGACTGGCTTATTCCTCACCAAGCAAATATGCGAATTATTCAAGCAACCGGCAGACGGGCAAAAATACCTGAAAAAAAAGTTGTTGTGAATATTGAAAAATATGGAAATACTTCTTCTGCCACTATTCCAATAGCCTTTGCAGAAGCACTTCTGGAAAAGAAAATCAGACGCGGAGATTTAATCGTCTTGGATGCTTTTGGAGCCGGTTTAACTTGGGGCAGTATATTGCTCAGATATTAG
- a CDS encoding SIMPL domain-containing protein has translation MNQKNNYWILAGGIVLASIIFGIFFYSARNTAQTIRVVGYSNQEFEADIVKWSFSFSAMTPLNGQKQGYAEMSQKLETIKTILNSLNIILDEINIQPISIRKQYGQYGKIEGFILSQSIYVITKELEKIEKITVNPKEFAQKNIALESSNLEYFSTKLPSIKKKLLGAATKDALTRASEIANSAAAKIDQIQSARAGVFQITEPYTTEVSSYGMYQTSTRKKNIKVTVSAVFSIK, from the coding sequence ATGAATCAAAAAAATAATTATTGGATTCTTGCCGGTGGTATTGTTCTCGCATCAATAATATTCGGTATTTTTTTCTATAGTGCTCGAAATACTGCTCAAACCATTAGAGTTGTCGGATACTCCAATCAGGAATTTGAAGCAGATATTGTAAAATGGAGCTTTAGTTTTTCCGCGATGACTCCCTTAAATGGTCAGAAACAGGGATACGCTGAGATGAGTCAGAAATTGGAGACTATAAAAACGATTTTGAATTCTCTGAATATTATTTTGGACGAAATAAATATCCAACCGATTTCCATCCGAAAACAATATGGGCAATATGGTAAAATCGAAGGTTTTATTTTGAGCCAAAGCATTTATGTTATCACAAAAGAATTAGAAAAAATCGAAAAGATTACAGTAAATCCGAAAGAATTCGCACAGAAAAATATTGCTTTGGAATCATCTAATTTAGAATATTTTTCAACAAAACTACCTTCGATTAAGAAAAAATTATTAGGTGCTGCTACCAAAGATGCTCTCACAAGAGCAAGTGAAATCGCCAACTCTGCCGCTGCAAAAATAGATCAAATTCAATCAGCTCGAGCAGGTGTTTTCCAAATTACCGAGCCATATACTACAGAAGTTAGCAGTTATGGAATGTATCAAACTTCAACCCGTAAAAAGAATATCAAAGTAACAGTATCTGCAGTTTTTTCAATAAAGTAG
- the plsX gene encoding phosphate acyltransferase PlsX produces MRIALDAFGTDNAPFPEVEGAVLAVNEDFCSKVFLVGDEKIIKKELSRYYFPAGSIEIVHASEKISHDQKPILEIKKKKDSSLLKAIKIVKENRADALVSAGSTGAVMAASLLKFGRIPGILRPALAISLPTINDSVTLLDVGANVDCSAENLVQFAEMGNIYSSHKFNKKKPKIALINIGEESKKGNDLSIKTHEKLTKMDFLNFVGNIEGKDLLKGNVDVIICDGFIGNVMLKTVEGVAFSLFEILKREFNNDWVAKIGAILSYPAFRHLKKKVDYTEYGGAFLLGVNAVSIIGHGRSNAKAIYNAIKFACSSARSNFLDYIQDYYKTSESKGKKT; encoded by the coding sequence ATGCGAATTGCTTTAGATGCCTTTGGAACTGATAATGCTCCCTTTCCGGAAGTGGAAGGAGCCGTTCTAGCAGTAAATGAGGATTTCTGTTCAAAAGTATTTCTTGTTGGTGATGAAAAAATAATTAAGAAAGAACTAAGCAGATATTATTTTCCTGCTGGATCTATAGAAATAGTACACGCTTCCGAGAAAATATCACATGACCAAAAGCCAATTTTAGAAATCAAAAAGAAAAAGGATTCATCCCTTTTAAAAGCAATAAAAATTGTAAAAGAAAACAGAGCTGACGCATTGGTTAGTGCCGGTTCCACCGGTGCTGTTATGGCGGCATCACTGCTAAAATTCGGAAGAATACCCGGTATCCTACGACCTGCTCTCGCTATTTCCCTTCCAACCATCAATGATTCCGTTACTCTGCTTGATGTAGGAGCAAACGTTGATTGCTCTGCTGAAAACTTGGTCCAATTTGCCGAGATGGGAAATATCTATTCTTCACATAAGTTTAACAAAAAAAAACCGAAAATTGCATTGATCAATATCGGCGAAGAAAGTAAAAAGGGAAATGATCTTTCTATCAAAACGCATGAAAAACTAACGAAAATGGATTTCCTTAATTTTGTTGGAAATATCGAAGGAAAAGATCTTCTAAAGGGAAACGTTGATGTTATCATTTGCGATGGATTTATCGGTAATGTGATGCTAAAAACCGTGGAAGGGGTAGCATTCTCACTTTTTGAAATCTTAAAAAGAGAATTCAATAACGATTGGGTAGCAAAAATCGGGGCAATTTTATCTTATCCTGCTTTCAGGCATCTTAAAAAAAAGGTTGATTATACTGAATACGGTGGCGCATTTTTACTTGGTGTAAACGCAGTCTCGATCATCGGACATGGCAGATCTAATGCAAAGGCTATTTACAATGCAATCAAATTTGCATGTTCTTCCGCAAGATCAAATTTTTTGGATTATATTCAGGATTATTACAAAACATCTGAATCGAAAGGAAAAAAAACATGA
- the rpmF gene encoding 50S ribosomal protein L32, whose amino-acid sequence MAVPKKKTSKSKSRKRRTHYKAKVEPMTICSNCGEKMRPHFVCPHCGFYRGKKIISVSE is encoded by the coding sequence ATGGCTGTACCAAAAAAGAAAACATCAAAATCAAAAAGTAGAAAAAGAAGAACTCATTATAAGGCAAAAGTTGAACCAATGACAATTTGTTCAAATTGTGGTGAAAAAATGCGTCCACATTTTGTTTGCCCTCATTGCGGCTTTTATAGAGGTAAAAAAATAATATCTGTTTCCGAATAA
- the acpP gene encoding acyl carrier protein encodes MTKDEIRNKVVEIITEQLGVTESEVTDEAKFIEDLGADSLDTVELIMELEDEFEVEVPDDEAEKLISVIKVIDYIESKLN; translated from the coding sequence ATGACTAAAGATGAAATAAGAAACAAGGTCGTAGAGATAATTACAGAACAACTTGGTGTAACCGAATCTGAAGTAACGGATGAAGCAAAATTCATCGAAGATCTGGGCGCGGATTCTCTTGATACAGTTGAATTGATAATGGAACTTGAAGACGAATTTGAAGTTGAAGTACCAGACGATGAAGCTGAAAAACTTATCTCTGTTATCAAAGTAATTGACTATATCGAATCAAAATTGAACTAA
- the fabF gene encoding beta-ketoacyl-ACP synthase II: protein MESKRVVITGLGTINPLGDSVEETWKNLCEKKSGIKKIEGFDPEIPSRIAGQVVGFNSGDYFHRKEARKMDLYCQYALASAIKAMADADLKKIDPHKLGVITGTGIGGMQTYETQLQKFISKGPRRISPFFIPMMISNIAAGRIGIQFNAKGINFNVTSACSSSANAIGEAFRAIKFGAADAVIACGAEASVTPFTLSGFSVMRALSTRNDSPETASRPFDKNRDGFVLSEGAATLILEGLEHAKNRGAHIYAEIAGYGATCDAFHITMPSPNGEGGAQAMKNALISAKIQPEEVQYINAHGTSTPLNDKSETSAIKIAFGDHAYKLKVNSSKSMLGHMLGAAGAIESLIVIKSINEQKIHPSVNITTPDPDCDLDYNPDATIDLEIEHAITNSFGFGGHNASLVFKKYE from the coding sequence ATGGAATCAAAAAGAGTTGTTATTACTGGATTAGGAACAATAAATCCTTTGGGGGATTCTGTCGAAGAAACTTGGAAAAATCTATGTGAAAAAAAATCGGGAATCAAAAAAATAGAAGGTTTTGATCCTGAAATCCCTTCTCGAATTGCCGGGCAAGTTGTTGGATTTAATAGTGGTGATTATTTTCATAGAAAAGAAGCTCGCAAGATGGATTTATATTGCCAATATGCTTTGGCGTCTGCAATAAAAGCGATGGCGGATGCAGATTTAAAAAAAATCGATCCACATAAACTCGGAGTTATAACTGGAACAGGTATCGGTGGAATGCAAACTTATGAGACACAATTGCAAAAATTCATCTCAAAAGGTCCCCGTAGAATTAGCCCTTTTTTTATTCCAATGATGATTTCCAACATTGCAGCCGGCCGCATTGGTATTCAATTTAACGCAAAAGGAATCAATTTTAATGTTACTTCTGCTTGCAGTTCTAGTGCAAATGCAATTGGTGAGGCTTTTCGGGCAATCAAATTCGGAGCTGCTGACGCTGTAATAGCCTGTGGTGCAGAAGCTTCCGTAACTCCTTTCACTTTGTCAGGTTTTTCTGTGATGAGAGCTTTATCCACAAGAAATGATTCACCGGAAACAGCAAGTCGTCCATTCGATAAAAATAGAGATGGCTTTGTTCTTTCCGAAGGTGCAGCCACTTTGATCTTGGAAGGACTTGAGCATGCCAAGAATCGCGGTGCTCATATCTATGCCGAAATAGCTGGCTATGGTGCTACATGTGATGCATTTCATATAACCATGCCTTCACCAAATGGTGAAGGTGGGGCTCAAGCTATGAAAAACGCTCTGATCTCTGCAAAAATTCAACCGGAAGAAGTTCAATATATTAATGCTCATGGAACCTCTACACCACTCAATGATAAAAGCGAAACTTCTGCAATTAAGATCGCTTTCGGAGATCATGCTTATAAACTAAAGGTTAATTCGTCAAAATCAATGTTAGGACATATGCTTGGAGCAGCCGGCGCTATCGAATCTTTGATTGTGATAAAATCAATTAATGAACAAAAAATCCATCCATCCGTAAATATCACTACACCAGATCCAGATTGCGATTTGGATTATAATCCGGATGCAACAATTGATCTTGAAATAGAACATGCGATAACAAACTCATTCGGATTTGGAGGACACAACGCTTCTCTCGTTTTCAAAAAGTATGAGTAG